From the genome of Ignavibacteriales bacterium, one region includes:
- a CDS encoding FAD/NAD(P)-binding protein, protein MCDSNIYKPELMEITDIIEETSDTKTFRLKFKDEEIAKNFNFKAGQFGEYSVFGEGESTFCIASSPTRSQYIECSFKQIGKVTTALTRLSVGDTIGFRGPYGNFFPVDEMKGKNVLFIAGGIGLAPVRCVIWNVLDLRNEFKDVTIVYGARSYKDLVYKRELKEWKSRTDIKTVVTLDPGGEVPDWDGEIGFVPAIVEKTAPKAENTVAIVCGPPIMIKFTIPVLQKLGFKEENIITTLENRMKCGLGKCGRCNVGNVYVCKDGPVFTYAQMKELPQEY, encoded by the coding sequence ATGTGTGACTCAAATATTTACAAACCGGAACTGATGGAAATTACAGACATCATTGAAGAGACTTCAGATACAAAAACTTTCCGGTTGAAATTCAAAGACGAAGAGATTGCTAAAAATTTTAATTTCAAAGCGGGACAATTTGGCGAGTATTCTGTTTTTGGAGAAGGCGAATCAACATTTTGCATCGCCTCATCACCAACCCGCTCGCAATATATTGAGTGTTCATTCAAACAAATTGGGAAAGTCACTACAGCGTTAACAAGATTAAGCGTTGGTGATACAATCGGATTCCGCGGTCCTTATGGAAATTTCTTTCCTGTTGATGAGATGAAAGGGAAAAATGTTTTATTCATCGCCGGCGGAATCGGATTAGCACCGGTTAGGTGTGTGATATGGAATGTTCTGGATTTGCGAAACGAATTTAAAGATGTGACAATTGTCTATGGCGCACGTTCGTATAAAGATCTTGTTTACAAACGCGAACTAAAAGAATGGAAAAGCAGAACAGATATTAAAACAGTTGTTACTCTTGATCCCGGCGGAGAAGTTCCGGATTGGGATGGAGAAATTGGTTTTGTTCCCGCGATTGTTGAGAAGACCGCGCCTAAAGCAGAAAATACTGTTGCTATTGTTTGCGGTCCTCCGATAATGATAAAATTTACAATCCCGGTTCTGCAGAAACTCGGTTTCAAAGAAGAAAATATTATTACCACTCTAGAAAACAGAATGAAATGCGGACTAGGAAAATGCGGGCGGTGTAACGTCGGAAATGTTTACGTCTGCAAAGACGGTCCGGTATTCACATATGCTCAAATGAAAGAATTGCCTCAAGAATATTGA
- a CDS encoding 4Fe-4S dicluster domain-containing protein, producing MEEKLISHQNLISLVSDLIKANHFVIGQDEKSIGWKRLADANEMKINYSGVPSNVSYKEFIFTKTEPIFYFKNKKDDYDLVEPIPDNQKIIFIGAKPCDARSIDIMSKVFNWDYKDKFFNQRADRSIVIGVACNYQDEFCFCTSVGLSPTTESGSDIFLVPLDENKYGLRIISDKGKEFIKPYEKYLNDGNSELSNETLSKIKNPEERFESGNVKEWITNNFENKLFDTIGETCLGCGQCAFVCPVCHCFDIVDEECNYSCGRRMKNWDACQFGLFTLHGSGHNPRDNQGKRYRQRVAHKFKYYQDKFDEILCTGCGRCSRGCPVGIDIAEVASEINLLAMNK from the coding sequence GTGGAAGAAAAGTTAATCAGCCACCAAAATTTAATTTCACTTGTGAGTGATCTGATAAAAGCTAATCACTTTGTTATCGGACAAGATGAGAAGTCTATCGGCTGGAAAAGACTTGCTGATGCTAATGAAATGAAAATCAATTACTCAGGTGTTCCATCAAACGTTTCATATAAAGAATTTATTTTTACCAAAACCGAACCGATCTTCTATTTCAAAAACAAAAAGGATGATTACGATCTCGTTGAACCGATACCAGATAACCAGAAAATAATTTTCATAGGTGCAAAACCATGTGATGCCCGCTCAATTGATATTATGAGCAAAGTTTTTAACTGGGATTACAAAGACAAATTTTTCAATCAGCGTGCGGATCGTTCGATTGTAATTGGCGTAGCGTGTAATTATCAAGATGAATTCTGTTTCTGTACTTCTGTAGGTTTAAGTCCAACAACAGAAAGTGGTTCGGATATTTTTCTAGTTCCTCTTGATGAAAATAAATATGGTTTGAGAATTATCAGCGACAAGGGGAAAGAATTCATTAAGCCGTATGAAAAATATTTGAACGATGGGAATTCTGAATTATCAAATGAAACACTTTCTAAGATTAAAAATCCCGAGGAAAGATTTGAAAGCGGAAATGTAAAAGAATGGATAACCAACAATTTTGAGAACAAATTATTTGATACAATCGGCGAAACATGTTTGGGATGCGGTCAATGTGCTTTTGTGTGTCCCGTATGCCATTGCTTCGATATAGTTGATGAAGAATGCAATTACAGCTGCGGGCGCAGAATGAAAAATTGGGATGCTTGTCAGTTCGGATTGTTCACGCTTCACGGATCCGGGCACAACCCGCGTGATAATCAAGGTAAACGGTATCGTCAACGAGTAGCTCACAAATTCAAATACTACCAAGATAAATTTGATGAAATACTTTGCACCGGATGCGGGCGATGTAGCCGCGGATGCCCTGTTGGAATTGATATTGCCGAAGTGGCAAGTGAAATAAATTTATTAGCAATGAATAAATAA
- a CDS encoding 4Fe-4S dicluster domain-containing protein, which produces MNELREKAKELLQAGTVKVIIGFIESTNGTKPFIARTVEDADKLVFNNFCVNNLAVYLTRKEYKNKGTIGIVAKGCDVKAIVQLIQENQINKDDIYIIGMNCNGVVSELGNEFNAETIATKCLRCSVRTPHLHHTLLGKLEDLPKREDRNFETMQKLEAMTPEERWDFWEAEFDKCVKCYACRQACPLCYCERCIADKSQPRWIESSAHTRGNFSWNIIRAFHLAGRCIGCNECERACPAEIPLSLLNRKMGMVAKKEFDYTAGIGLDTPTLVGTYNINDREDFIK; this is translated from the coding sequence ATGAATGAACTTAGAGAAAAAGCAAAAGAACTATTACAAGCAGGCACAGTAAAAGTAATTATCGGTTTTATTGAAAGCACAAATGGGACAAAACCATTCATCGCACGAACAGTTGAAGATGCAGACAAACTTGTGTTCAATAACTTTTGCGTGAACAATCTTGCAGTTTATCTTACTCGAAAAGAATATAAAAACAAAGGAACTATCGGAATAGTTGCCAAGGGCTGTGATGTAAAAGCTATAGTTCAACTCATCCAGGAAAATCAAATTAATAAAGATGATATCTATATTATTGGTATGAACTGTAACGGAGTTGTTTCGGAATTGGGAAATGAATTTAACGCCGAAACAATCGCAACTAAATGCTTGCGTTGCAGCGTCCGTACGCCACACCTTCATCATACATTACTCGGCAAGTTGGAAGATTTGCCTAAACGGGAAGACCGTAATTTTGAGACGATGCAAAAACTTGAAGCAATGACACCGGAAGAGAGATGGGATTTTTGGGAAGCGGAATTTGATAAATGCGTTAAATGTTATGCATGCCGTCAAGCTTGCCCTCTCTGTTATTGCGAAAGATGCATAGCAGATAAATCTCAACCACGATGGATCGAAAGCAGCGCCCATACGCGCGGAAATTTTTCTTGGAATATAATTCGAGCTTTTCATCTTGCAGGAAGATGCATCGGCTGCAACGAATGCGAAAGAGCATGCCCAGCGGAAATTCCGCTCTCACTTCTCAATAGAAAAATGGGAATGGTCGCCAAAAAGGAATTTGATTATACGGCGGGAATCGGTTTGGATACGCCGACACTCGTTGGAACATATAATATTAATGATAGAGAAGATTTTATAAAGTGA